In Sporocytophaga myxococcoides, the genomic window ACACTGGAGCACGAACAGGCTTTGGTTGACGCACTTGATTATGCGAAAATGAACAACAAGAAAGTCCATTTTATGGGCTTGGTTTCTGATGGAGGAGTTCACTCTCATATTAACCACCTGAAAGGTCTCTGCAGTATTGCAAAGAAAAAAGGTCTTGAAAATGTGTTTATACATGCATTTACGGATGGTAGAGATACCGATCCAAAAGGTGGGATAGGTTACATCAGTGACCTGCAAAAGCATCTTGATGGTTCAGCAGGAAAGATTGCTTCTGTTATAGGAAGATATTACTCTATGGACAGAGATAATAGATGGGAACGTGTTAAGCTTGCTTATGATCTCCTTGTTCATGGTGCCGGTACTAAAACCAAAGACGTTCAAAAGTCAATCCTTGATTCATACGCTGAAGGAGTGACGGATGAATTTATTAAGCCACTCGTTGTGGTGAATGATAAAGATCAGCCACTTGCTCTTATTGAAGAAGGCGATGTAGTGCTTTGCTTTAACTTCAGAACAGACAGAGGAAGAGAAATTACAATAGCATTGACTCAGAAGGATTTTCCGGAGCAAAATATGAAAAAACTTGATTTGTATTATGTAACACTTACAAATTATGATGATAGTTTTAAAGGAGTAAAAGTTATTTTTGATAAAGACAATCTAAATCAAACGCTTGGAGAGGTTTTGGCTGCGGCTGGGAAAAAGCAGATCAGGATTGCGGAAACAGAAAAGTATCCTCACGTGACTTTTTTCTTTTCCGGTGGAAGAGAAAAAGAATTTGAAGGTGAGAGCAGAATTTTGTGTCAGTCTCCTAAAGTAGCAACTTACGATTTGCAGCCTGAAATGAGCGCTTTTGAAATTAAAGACAAGATTATTGCTGAAATTAAAAAGAAGGAAGTTGACTTTGTGTGCCTTAACTTTGCCAATCCTGATATGGTCGGACATACCGGGGTTTTCAGTGCAGCGGTAAAAGCAGTTGAAACAGTAAATGAGTGTGTTGAAGCAATTGTAAAACAAGCATTGACAGATGGCTATACATGTCTTATCCTTGCAGATCATGGTAATGCGGATGTTATGATCAATGAGGACGGCAGTCCTAATACTGCACATACTACTAACCTTGTTCCTTTTGTTGTGGTTGATAGCTCGTTTAAAGGAAAGCTAAAAGATGGTAAACTGGGGGATGTTGCTCCTACGGTATTGGAGTTGATTGGGGTAGAAAAACCGAAAGAAATGACAGGGGTTTCTCTTTTAGGGTAACTTAGATAAGTTTTTCTGTATAAAAAGGCTGAACTTTATTAAAGTTCAGCCTTTTCCTTTTTAGAGATAATTCTGGCCTTTAATATCATTGCTTTTGGTAGCTTTTTACCTGATGTGGGGCCATTTTTCATACATATATTTTTCGTAGCTCGTTTTTTTTATATCTGAATAACTAAAGCAAAATTGGTTTTAAAGCCTGTTGAATTGGCCAACTCTCCTTAAACTTCTCCCAATTTTTTGATTCTATAGCTGTGATGGTCCAGTATTTAAAGTTTTGCCCCTAAATTATAGCCATTTGCTCAAATGTTATCTATTTTTTTTCATTATGATATTAATTTTTGAGTCTAACATTCTTTTGCCATCCTAAAAATCGCTTTTCAAGTCATTTAATATGGTGAGGTTTGAAAATTCATCTTGTCATTTCCTATTTTAGCATTGAAAATAGACTTAGTTTTTGATTATTTGTTATAATTTTTAAAAAGTAGGCTAAAAAAATAACTATAAATTTAGAAATATAATATTTTAGTTATCTTATAGGTTAAAAAATGCAGGTTGTGTGCAGAAAAAAGCTGATTTTTTTAGGTTTTAAGGCCTTTTCTTGATTTTATTATATTTTTAGAAGTTGGTTGAAAATTGTATTATTCTTATTTTTTGAAAAATTAAGTTCTTTCAACTTTTTATTCCTGAATTGTATAATTTTAATTTAATGTGTTCATTTAGCCTGTTATTTGCATATTATTTAATATTTCTTTTGGATTTTTCTATTAGGCCTATTGACATGGAAATAAAAAATATCTAAGTTTACATAGGCTATATTATGATTATTTCTATGTGAAAGACCAATTATTTTAACCTTTATTAATTAACCTTTATAAATTATTTACTAACTAAACAAACAAGTACTATGCGTAAATTTAACTTACTGCTATCGCTGACTTTTTTACTAGTATTGACAGCCAAGGCACAAGATTCTACTTCGGCAGAGCCGGGAAAATTAACTATTACAGGCTATATCGATACCTATTACAACTGGGCATTTAACAGGCCTAAATCAGGAAGTTTGCTTGGAGCCACTGGTGCGGGGAGGGCATTTGACAGAACGACCAATCAGGTTGCTATAGGCTTGGTTCAGACTAAATTCATGTATACATCCAAAAAAATTGAAATCGTAGCTGATCTTACTTTCGGACCGAATGCTGAGTTAGGTAACTTTGGTAATGTAAATGCTCAAGGATATACTACTGGTAGCGCAAACCTTTATACAAATCCTTCCTTTTCAAATATCTATGGTTCATCCGCTTCTATCAAACAGGCATATGGAACTTACAAAG contains:
- the gpmI gene encoding 2,3-bisphosphoglycerate-independent phosphoglycerate mutase gives rise to the protein MNKKVILIIMDGWGLGSNPEVSAIAKANTEFVDSLYAKYPNSKLEASGLAVGLPEGQMGNSEVGHMNLGAGRVVYQDLVKINKAVEEFTLEHEQALVDALDYAKMNNKKVHFMGLVSDGGVHSHINHLKGLCSIAKKKGLENVFIHAFTDGRDTDPKGGIGYISDLQKHLDGSAGKIASVIGRYYSMDRDNRWERVKLAYDLLVHGAGTKTKDVQKSILDSYAEGVTDEFIKPLVVVNDKDQPLALIEEGDVVLCFNFRTDRGREITIALTQKDFPEQNMKKLDLYYVTLTNYDDSFKGVKVIFDKDNLNQTLGEVLAAAGKKQIRIAETEKYPHVTFFFSGGREKEFEGESRILCQSPKVATYDLQPEMSAFEIKDKIIAEIKKKEVDFVCLNFANPDMVGHTGVFSAAVKAVETVNECVEAIVKQALTDGYTCLILADHGNADVMINEDGSPNTAHTTNLVPFVVVDSSFKGKLKDGKLGDVAPTVLELIGVEKPKEMTGVSLLG